The Bacillota bacterium LX-D genome contains a region encoding:
- the priA gene encoding primosomal protein N' yields the protein MPYAEIIIEVANRKLDRVFHYRIPAELEQAIRLGSRVLVPFGNRVVGGFVTGFIEKTNFDNIKDIIKVRNATTFCTEELIKLAHWMAEYYMCPLSTVLQAMIPQVNNYVPTRSEQGVKLSINLQHHEIMAKFKNAPKQKALYEQLSTEGHMKVADLLNKTGASLYSLKVLAQKGIVEFYSWQEKDALTATEDPLPLTDEQQISLKYIKEAIDKRQFTTQLLWGVTGSGKTEVYLQALAYNRAYGKQAIVLLPEIALTEQMIERYKKRFGSEVVAWHSNLSSKKKSEAWAQIVSGQVSIIIGARSAVFTPFTNLGLIIIDEEHEGGYQQETAPKYHTREVALKRGELNKAVVLLGSATPSLETAYNSSIGHYQLLSLKTRVNRKPLPAVKIVDLRDELRQGNFSIFSNYLKQQISVRLETGEQTILFLNRRGYNSFFICRDCGYTIRCKACDISLTYHASSHDLRCHYCGYRQPAEKVCPNCGSLRIRGFGLGTEKVEQEVKSLFPEARIVRLDNDVSNKKGYRQELLKSFQEKKADILVGTQMIAKGLDFHNVTLVGVISADFSLNFPDFRSREKTFQLLTQVAGRAGRGIVQGEVVIQTYLPESDVLLYAQKQDFNEFYQKEIILRKELNYPPFCHIIRVLLMGENEEKVAKVCQGFAQLITSERPEIRDLKILGPAAAPITKLNNMFRWQVILKSEDLEKLRQFVAACLKRYHEQDYLAGQLRWSIDIDPIGML from the coding sequence CTTGTTCCTTTTGGCAATAGAGTAGTAGGTGGTTTTGTAACGGGCTTCATAGAAAAAACAAATTTTGACAATATAAAAGATATTATCAAAGTAAGGAATGCTACTACCTTTTGCACCGAAGAGTTAATTAAGCTGGCCCATTGGATGGCTGAGTATTATATGTGTCCGTTAAGCACTGTATTGCAGGCTATGATACCTCAAGTTAACAATTATGTTCCGACACGGTCTGAGCAAGGAGTTAAACTTAGTATTAATTTGCAGCACCATGAAATTATGGCTAAATTTAAGAATGCCCCAAAACAAAAGGCTCTTTATGAGCAATTGAGCACTGAGGGGCATATGAAGGTTGCAGATTTACTTAATAAAACAGGTGCTTCTTTATACAGTTTAAAAGTTTTGGCCCAAAAAGGAATTGTGGAGTTCTATTCTTGGCAGGAAAAGGATGCTTTAACAGCTACAGAAGATCCGCTGCCTTTAACTGATGAACAGCAAATTAGCTTAAAGTATATTAAAGAGGCAATAGATAAAAGGCAATTTACGACCCAATTGCTGTGGGGTGTTACGGGAAGCGGAAAAACAGAAGTATATTTGCAAGCTTTAGCTTATAACAGAGCCTATGGAAAACAGGCAATAGTTTTATTACCAGAGATTGCTTTAACGGAGCAAATGATTGAGCGGTATAAAAAAAGATTTGGTTCAGAAGTAGTGGCTTGGCATAGTAATCTTAGTTCAAAGAAAAAAAGTGAAGCGTGGGCTCAAATTGTCAGTGGTCAAGTATCAATTATTATTGGGGCACGTTCAGCTGTTTTTACACCTTTTACCAATTTGGGACTAATTATTATAGATGAAGAACATGAAGGTGGTTATCAGCAAGAAACTGCACCTAAGTACCATACTCGGGAAGTCGCCCTAAAAAGGGGTGAATTGAATAAGGCAGTGGTTCTTTTAGGTAGTGCAACTCCTTCTTTGGAAACTGCTTATAATTCTAGCATCGGCCATTATCAATTGCTTTCTCTCAAAACTAGGGTAAACAGGAAGCCGTTGCCTGCAGTTAAGATTGTGGATTTAAGAGATGAACTTAGACAGGGCAATTTTAGTATTTTTAGTAATTATTTAAAACAGCAAATAAGTGTTCGTTTAGAAACAGGGGAACAGACAATTTTATTTTTAAATAGAAGAGGTTATAACAGCTTTTTTATTTGCCGGGATTGTGGCTATACCATTCGTTGTAAGGCCTGTGATATTTCCCTAACCTATCATGCTTCAAGCCACGATTTGCGTTGTCACTATTGCGGATACCGTCAGCCGGCAGAAAAAGTCTGTCCCAATTGCGGATCCTTAAGAATTAGGGGCTTTGGTTTAGGAACTGAAAAGGTGGAACAAGAAGTTAAAAGTCTATTCCCAGAGGCCAGGATAGTTCGCTTAGATAACGATGTTTCCAACAAAAAAGGGTATAGACAAGAGCTGTTAAAGTCTTTCCAGGAAAAAAAAGCAGATATTTTAGTTGGTACACAGATGATCGCTAAGGGTTTGGACTTTCATAATGTTACTTTGGTAGGCGTAATAAGTGCCGATTTTAGCTTAAATTTCCCAGATTTTCGTTCTAGGGAAAAAACTTTCCAGCTGCTAACTCAAGTTGCGGGTAGGGCAGGAAGGGGAATTGTCCAAGGTGAAGTAGTTATTCAGACTTATTTGCCGGAAAGCGACGTCTTATTATATGCCCAGAAACAAGACTTTAATGAATTTTATCAAAAGGAAATAATATTGCGTAAGGAATTAAATTATCCTCCTTTTTGCCATATTATTCGGGTATTACTAATGGGGGAAAATGAAGAAAAAGTTGCCAAAGTATGTCAAGGATTTGCTCAATTGATTACGTCTGAGAGGCCAGAAATACGGGATTTAAAAATTTTAGGGCCGGCGGCTGCTCCAATAACCAAATTAAATAATATGTTCCGCTGGCAAGTTATTTTGAAAAGTGAAGACTTAGAGAAACTTCGACAATTTGTGGCTGCTTGCCTTAAAAGGTATCATGAACAAGATTATTTGGCAGGTCAGCTCCGTTGGAGTATCGACATTGACCCAATTGGGATGTTATAG
- the def gene encoding peptide deformylase — MAIYNIVKIGDQVLREKARPVPKITPNIEKLLDNMRDTMYAANGVGLAAPQIGILKQVVVIDVGEGLLELINPEIRDMSGEEIDTEGCLSIPGVQGEVRRASKVTVKALDREGKEFTINGSGLLARALQHEIDHLHGILFVDKVERFV; from the coding sequence ATGGCCATATATAATATAGTAAAAATAGGGGATCAGGTTTTAAGAGAAAAAGCAAGACCTGTACCCAAAATTACACCAAATATTGAAAAATTATTGGATAATATGAGGGATACAATGTATGCTGCTAATGGAGTAGGTTTAGCGGCTCCCCAAATAGGTATTTTAAAGCAGGTTGTTGTTATCGATGTTGGTGAAGGTCTGCTGGAATTAATTAACCCGGAAATTAGAGATATGAGTGGGGAAGAAATTGATACTGAGGGCTGTTTAAGTATTCCAGGCGTTCAAGGTGAGGTTAGAAGGGCTAGTAAAGTAACTGTAAAGGCACTAGACAGGGAAGGCAAAGAATTTACTATTAATGGCTCCGGGCTTTTAGCTAGGGCATTGCAGCATGAAATTGACCATTTGCACGGTATTCTTTTTGTGGATAAAGTTGAGCGTTTCGTATAA
- the fmt gene encoding methionyl-tRNA formyltransferase, translating to MRVVFMGTSSFAVPCLKALVHTEYEIITVVTQPDRPKGRGNQVYPSPVKELCLELGLPVFQPDKVKNPENVAYLKKLAPELIVVVAYGQILSSEILSLPTLGSINVHGSLLPAYRGSAPIHWAIINGEKETGVSTMYMTPGLDSGDVILQQKVPIGATTTVGQLHDNLAEEGAQLLLKTLDLIAQGKAPRIPQDETKVSFAPPLTRENEKINWTQSNQQILNLIRGMNPWPGAYTTLENKILKIWAGECVPDEKKVQPGTIIAANKNGILVKCGEGGLKITEIQPQGKKKMSAAAFICGNKIDLETILGNEEQ from the coding sequence TTGCGGGTAGTTTTTATGGGTACAAGCTCTTTTGCTGTGCCATGTCTAAAAGCATTGGTCCATACAGAGTACGAAATAATAACGGTAGTAACTCAACCTGACCGCCCAAAAGGCAGGGGAAACCAAGTTTATCCTTCTCCAGTCAAAGAATTATGCCTAGAGTTGGGTCTGCCAGTGTTTCAGCCGGATAAGGTTAAAAATCCGGAAAATGTTGCCTATTTAAAAAAGCTTGCTCCGGAATTAATTGTCGTAGTTGCTTATGGACAAATCTTATCCTCAGAAATACTATCCTTACCAACTTTAGGCAGTATAAATGTTCATGGTTCTCTATTGCCTGCCTATAGGGGTTCTGCACCAATTCATTGGGCCATTATTAATGGAGAAAAAGAAACAGGTGTGAGTACTATGTATATGACACCTGGCCTAGATAGTGGAGATGTTATTTTACAGCAAAAAGTTCCAATTGGCGCTACAACTACAGTAGGTCAACTTCATGACAATTTAGCTGAAGAAGGCGCTCAATTATTGCTTAAAACCTTGGATTTAATTGCCCAAGGCAAGGCCCCACGTATTCCTCAGGATGAAACTAAAGTTTCTTTTGCTCCACCTTTAACCAGGGAAAATGAAAAGATTAATTGGACTCAATCAAATCAGCAAATTTTAAATTTAATTAGGGGCATGAATCCCTGGCCAGGGGCCTATACCACCCTTGAAAATAAAATCCTTAAGATTTGGGCTGGAGAATGTGTTCCAGATGAAAAAAAGGTACAACCTGGAACCATAATAGCTGCTAATAAAAATGGCATATTGGTGAAATGCGGTGAGGGAGGATTAAAAATTACGGAAATACAACCTCAGGGCAAGAAAAAAATGTCGGCAGCTGCTTTTATCTGTGGTAATAAAATTGACCTGGAAACTATATTGGGAAATGAAGAACAATGA
- a CDS encoding DUF116 domain-containing protein, whose translation MNTRKRLFIGLLLLSLLVIIALIFMGWMLALNSHKLLSYILLVIMGTIVLFFLGGIALGLMILIVNLWRAKTTPSMQNLISAAINFLFPLALSIGRAFKIEEEKIKRSFIIVHNELVLNQKLFFKPADILILAPHCLQWSGCPHKITLDVQNCKRCEKCVIDKLHGVCEKYHVNLVVVTGGTFARKFVKEKRPKAVIAIACERDLTSGIQAVHPLPVIGVLNLRPNGPCFNTTVNISRVEEAVCHLLEQHCLKLPCQKPFEINLPHGNLLVRNVEKG comes from the coding sequence ATGAATACACGCAAACGTTTGTTTATTGGCTTACTACTGCTTAGTTTACTGGTAATCATCGCACTAATTTTTATGGGCTGGATGTTAGCTTTAAACAGTCATAAGCTGCTGAGTTATATTTTATTAGTGATTATGGGAACAATAGTATTATTCTTTCTTGGCGGGATTGCTTTGGGCTTAATGATCTTAATAGTTAATTTATGGCGCGCGAAAACTACTCCCTCTATGCAAAATTTAATCTCCGCAGCCATTAATTTTTTATTCCCACTAGCTCTAAGCATTGGAAGAGCATTCAAAATTGAAGAAGAAAAAATCAAAAGATCTTTCATTATTGTTCATAACGAATTAGTACTAAATCAAAAACTATTTTTCAAGCCTGCCGATATACTTATCTTAGCACCCCATTGCCTACAATGGAGCGGCTGTCCTCATAAAATTACTTTAGATGTGCAAAATTGCAAGCGCTGTGAAAAATGTGTTATTGATAAGTTGCATGGAGTGTGTGAAAAGTATCATGTTAACTTAGTTGTGGTTACAGGTGGTACCTTTGCGAGAAAATTCGTCAAAGAAAAGCGTCCAAAGGCTGTAATCGCTATTGCTTGCGAACGTGATCTTACTAGCGGCATTCAAGCAGTTCATCCACTGCCTGTTATCGGAGTGTTAAATTTGAGACCGAATGGGCCTTGCTTTAATACAACTGTTAATATATCCCGGGTAGAGGAAGCAGTTTGTCATCTTCTTGAACAGCATTGTTTAAAATTACCCTGCCAAAAGCCTTTTGAAATCAATTTACCTCATGGTAACCTACTTGTCAGGAATGTTGAGAAAGGATGA
- the rsmB gene encoding 16S rRNA (cytosine(967)-C(5))-methyltransferase RsmB yields MISAREVALKVLYQIEVEDAYANLALSHYLGQLKLSTLERGLATELVYGVTRSRNTLDWILSQFITSGLKKLTPWIRNILRLGVYQLFYLKKIPESAAVNESVNLAKKYGHAGTVKLVNGVLRNLIRKKANIEFPSLADDPVGHISLKYSHPAWLIEKWLKEFGEKETMELCQANNQPSANSIRTNTLKTTPESLKEQLELQDIKVDQSRFVPEGLLISNFSNLENLEGFKNGLFLMQDESSMLVSYLLQPKPGSFLIDSCAAPGTKTTHLAQMAKDDCQIIACDVHEHKLELIAQNCQRLGLKSIKPNLLDARKIGQVYQGQADYILVDAPCSGLGVLRRRPDARWKKNPKQIKELSILQLEILKGVCGALKQGGVLVYSTCSISPEENIEVIKKFLHLHQEFKLDSIRNLLPFELTRDEDISLAEKGCMQFLPHVHGTDGFFMARMVRN; encoded by the coding sequence ATGATATCGGCTCGTGAAGTTGCCTTAAAAGTACTATACCAAATAGAAGTTGAAGATGCCTATGCTAATTTAGCTTTGAGCCATTACCTGGGACAACTGAAATTAAGTACTTTGGAGAGGGGGTTGGCTACCGAATTAGTATATGGTGTAACAAGAAGCCGAAATACATTAGACTGGATTTTAAGCCAATTTATAACTAGTGGGCTCAAAAAGCTGACCCCTTGGATAAGAAACATCTTACGTCTGGGGGTTTATCAGCTTTTTTATTTGAAAAAAATTCCCGAATCTGCTGCCGTTAACGAAAGTGTGAACTTAGCGAAAAAATATGGACATGCTGGCACTGTAAAACTGGTGAATGGAGTTTTGAGGAACCTAATCCGAAAAAAAGCAAACATAGAATTCCCTAGTTTAGCTGACGATCCTGTTGGCCACATTAGTTTAAAATATTCACATCCAGCTTGGCTTATAGAAAAATGGTTAAAAGAGTTTGGAGAAAAGGAAACTATGGAACTTTGCCAAGCTAATAATCAACCGTCTGCCAACAGCATAAGAACTAACACTTTAAAGACGACACCGGAGAGCTTAAAAGAACAATTGGAACTTCAAGACATTAAAGTTGATCAAAGCAGATTCGTTCCAGAGGGTTTGCTTATTAGCAATTTTTCTAACTTAGAAAACTTAGAAGGTTTTAAAAATGGCCTATTTCTAATGCAAGATGAAAGTTCCATGTTAGTTAGTTATTTGCTGCAACCAAAACCAGGCAGTTTTCTGATTGATTCTTGTGCGGCACCAGGAACCAAGACCACACATTTAGCTCAAATGGCTAAAGACGATTGTCAAATTATCGCCTGCGATGTGCATGAACATAAATTAGAACTTATAGCTCAAAATTGCCAAAGATTAGGATTAAAGAGCATTAAGCCTAATCTTTTAGATGCTAGAAAAATCGGTCAAGTCTACCAAGGACAGGCTGATTACATATTAGTGGATGCTCCTTGTTCTGGCCTAGGTGTTCTTAGAAGGCGGCCCGATGCCAGATGGAAGAAAAATCCTAAGCAGATCAAAGAATTAAGCATTTTGCAGTTAGAGATTTTAAAAGGGGTTTGCGGAGCTTTGAAACAAGGCGGGGTATTAGTATATAGCACCTGTTCAATTTCACCGGAAGAGAATATAGAGGTTATTAAAAAATTTCTCCATCTGCACCAAGAATTTAAGCTAGATAGCATCCGGAATTTACTGCCCTTTGAACTTACCAGAGATGAAGATATTTCCTTGGCCGAAAAAGGTTGCATGCAGTTCTTACCTCATGTTCATGGAACAGATGGCTTTTTTATGGCACGTATGGTTCGAAATTAA
- a CDS encoding DUF4910 domain-containing protein yields the protein MKLFFKTLLCLIMLIIPALFCYPLSISEEVQQKLTTTSKIVASPVIQNLEKLKGRAAGSNYEKKAASLLAREFAALNLSPIREGNHFYFQPFLIPKRVSYYERGRLKFKGQGHAKFQSQNVIGIIPGKLDKYLILSAHYDGQGINFHKVYPSANDNLSGIAALLSIAKNLRDHETNITYVFIAFGAEEMGLCGSEYFAQHLPFPKEKIIGAINIDTIGTNSGKMIIESNQKSTFVHTIQTKLLQYDLDVSLDIASRRTSDHYPLGSIGLNALSVMSVDWKNNNHTTKDSLDKVNFKQVDLVSRALSDAALSMGDTFLP from the coding sequence ATGAAACTATTTTTTAAAACCCTACTCTGCTTAATTATGTTAATCATTCCTGCTTTATTTTGTTATCCTCTATCTATATCGGAGGAAGTTCAGCAAAAGTTAACAACTACTTCTAAAATTGTTGCAAGTCCTGTCATTCAAAATTTGGAAAAACTCAAAGGAAGGGCAGCCGGTTCAAACTATGAAAAAAAAGCAGCCTCTCTATTAGCTAGGGAGTTTGCTGCTTTAAATTTGTCACCTATACGGGAAGGAAATCATTTTTATTTTCAGCCTTTTTTAATTCCTAAAAGAGTTTCTTATTATGAAAGAGGGAGATTAAAATTTAAGGGGCAGGGCCATGCCAAATTCCAATCCCAGAACGTAATTGGAATAATTCCTGGTAAGCTAGATAAATATCTAATCCTTAGTGCTCATTATGACGGGCAAGGCATAAATTTCCATAAAGTTTATCCTAGTGCTAACGACAATTTGTCCGGGATCGCTGCTCTTTTATCCATTGCGAAAAATCTCCGGGATCACGAAACAAATATTACTTATGTATTTATCGCTTTTGGAGCAGAAGAAATGGGTCTTTGCGGTTCGGAGTATTTTGCTCAGCACCTTCCTTTTCCTAAAGAAAAAATAATCGGCGCAATTAATATTGATACAATTGGCACTAATTCCGGGAAAATGATCATAGAAAGCAACCAAAAAAGTACTTTTGTTCACACAATTCAAACTAAACTGCTGCAATATGATTTAGATGTTTCATTAGACATAGCTAGCAGAAGAACTTCGGACCATTATCCCCTAGGATCCATTGGTTTAAATGCTCTTTCTGTCATGTCAGTAGATTGGAAAAATAACAATCATACTACTAAGGATTCTTTAGACAAAGTTAATTTTAAACAAGTTGACTTAGTATCTAGAGCACTTAGCGATGCCGCACTTTCTATGGGTGATACTTTTCTCCCATAA
- a CDS encoding flagellar motor protein: protein MDIAVVGGILFGIISIVIGYLLEGGEIGSLFQVTAAMIVFGGTIGATAVGYSVSELKNLPKILQVALFGKEPDLIGTIDTIVKLAVKARKEGLIALESDLEKVDNQFLKKGLQLVVDAADPTMVKNSMELSIYATEQRHKVGIGIFEAAGGYAPTMGIVGTVMGLVHVLSSLNEPESLGGAIAVAFIATLYGISSANLLWLPIAAKLKNKSHKETMVMEMMIEGVLAIQAGENPMFIQARLTNFLRAKDWEAVGGKDSAEAKE, encoded by the coding sequence ATGGACATAGCAGTTGTAGGTGGTATATTATTTGGAATTATTTCAATAGTAATCGGTTATCTGCTTGAAGGAGGAGAAATTGGCTCTTTATTTCAGGTCACTGCGGCAATGATTGTTTTTGGTGGTACCATTGGTGCTACAGCGGTGGGTTACTCCGTAAGCGAACTGAAAAATCTTCCGAAAATACTTCAAGTAGCTTTATTTGGTAAAGAGCCAGATTTAATTGGCACAATTGATACTATTGTTAAATTAGCCGTCAAAGCTAGAAAAGAAGGGCTAATTGCTTTAGAAAGTGATTTAGAGAAAGTTGACAATCAATTTTTAAAAAAAGGATTACAGTTAGTTGTGGACGCTGCTGATCCAACGATGGTAAAGAATTCAATGGAGCTGTCCATTTATGCTACGGAACAAAGGCATAAGGTTGGTATAGGTATCTTCGAAGCAGCAGGTGGCTATGCGCCTACTATGGGTATTGTAGGTACAGTAATGGGCTTGGTTCACGTGTTGTCTAGTTTAAATGAGCCAGAATCCCTTGGCGGTGCCATTGCTGTAGCATTTATCGCTACTTTATACGGTATAAGTTCGGCTAACTTACTTTGGTTGCCTATTGCTGCTAAGCTAAAAAACAAAAGCCATAAGGAAACCATGGTTATGGAAATGATGATAGAAGGTGTTTTAGCCATCCAAGCTGGAGAAAATCCAATGTTTATCCAGGCTAGATTAACCAATTTCTTAAGAGCTAAAGACTGGGAAGCAGTAGGAGGTAAGGATAGTGCCGAGGCGAAAGAATGA
- a CDS encoding flagellar motor protein MotB: MPRRKNEAEKDNSERWLLTYSDLITLLMVFFIVLYSMSNVNAQKFEAMAASLNAALNGGTAVLDGGFISENPPAIGIEVEPNQPENAYNTVAEEIKKYLKEEGLEQKISVTQQERGLVVSIQDTVLFPKASAELTPQARKTIKQIGGILLKIPSYIRVEGHTDNLAIHNDQFKSNWELSVLRATSVVHILTEQTGLNPKLVSAIGYGEYRPVVPNNGERNYAKNRRVDIVLLKTVYNRVEPDN; encoded by the coding sequence GTGCCGAGGCGAAAGAATGAAGCTGAAAAAGATAACAGTGAGCGCTGGCTTTTAACTTATAGTGATTTAATTACTTTGTTAATGGTCTTTTTTATTGTTTTATATTCTATGAGCAATGTTAATGCCCAAAAATTTGAAGCCATGGCGGCATCCTTAAATGCTGCCTTAAACGGTGGGACGGCAGTTTTAGATGGGGGCTTTATCTCCGAGAACCCGCCTGCTATAGGTATAGAAGTGGAGCCTAATCAACCCGAAAATGCTTATAATACTGTAGCTGAAGAAATAAAGAAATATCTCAAAGAAGAGGGTCTGGAGCAAAAAATAAGCGTTACACAGCAGGAAAGAGGTTTAGTGGTCAGTATTCAAGATACAGTTTTGTTTCCTAAAGCATCAGCTGAACTTACTCCCCAAGCCCGCAAAACTATTAAGCAAATAGGTGGTATTTTACTGAAAATCCCTAGTTACATTAGGGTTGAAGGACATACGGACAATTTAGCTATTCATAATGATCAGTTCAAATCTAATTGGGAATTGTCTGTGCTTAGGGCAACTAGCGTAGTGCATATTTTGACTGAACAAACAGGTCTTAACCCAAAATTAGTTTCAGCTATTGGCTATGGTGAGTATCGACCTGTTGTTCCTAATAATGGAGAGCGTAACTATGCTAAAAATAGGCGGGTAGATATTGTATTGCTAAAAACTGTTTATAATAGGGTTGAACCAGATAATTAA
- a CDS encoding undecaprenyl-diphosphate phosphatase, whose protein sequence is MSIIQAIILGIVQGLTEFLPISSSGHLVLLQKFFGITNSSLAFDVILHFGTLIAVIIFFWSDIMYIIRKPFGKLPVYLVIGTIPAVIAGLFLNDFFEKLFSSGQTLGLEFLATGAILWVAESLRSGHKGLKEITATDSLFIGVMQAIAILPAISRSGLTIAGSLFRGLDREFAARFSFLLSIPAILGATVLEGKKLATTGIPLDSILTLLLGALAAAVAGYIAIKFMLAILNKGSLKVFSYYVFALGFLIILDQLLFHFFF, encoded by the coding sequence TTGTCTATCATCCAAGCTATTATCTTAGGAATCGTTCAAGGTCTAACGGAGTTTCTCCCAATTAGCAGTTCAGGGCATTTAGTTTTACTTCAAAAATTCTTCGGAATTACTAATTCTTCCCTAGCCTTTGATGTTATCTTACATTTTGGAACTTTAATTGCTGTAATTATTTTCTTCTGGTCCGATATTATGTACATAATTAGAAAACCTTTTGGCAAGCTGCCCGTTTACCTGGTAATTGGTACTATACCTGCAGTAATTGCTGGTTTATTTCTTAACGACTTCTTTGAAAAATTATTCAGTTCGGGACAAACATTGGGGCTTGAATTTCTAGCCACGGGAGCCATCCTTTGGGTTGCTGAAAGTCTACGCAGCGGCCATAAAGGATTAAAAGAAATAACTGCCACCGATTCTTTATTCATCGGAGTAATGCAGGCTATTGCCATTTTACCTGCTATCTCTCGTTCAGGGTTAACAATTGCCGGTTCCCTCTTTCGAGGTTTAGACCGAGAATTTGCGGCTCGCTTTTCTTTTTTACTTTCAATTCCAGCTATCTTAGGGGCAACAGTACTGGAAGGTAAAAAATTAGCCACAACCGGTATCCCCCTTGACTCAATTTTAACATTGCTTCTTGGAGCATTGGCTGCAGCAGTTGCCGGTTATATAGCAATCAAATTTATGTTAGCGATTTTAAATAAAGGCTCACTGAAAGTTTTTAGTTACTACGTATTTGCCTTAGGTTTTCTAATCATTTTAGATCAATTATTATTTCACTTCTTCTTTTAA
- the rlmN gene encoding 23S rRNA (adenine(2503)-C(2))-methyltransferase RlmN, whose amino-acid sequence MKKDLHGMTLKEYYDLFQDLAEKKYRAKQLFQWVFQKAITDFQKMTNLPQELTLKLQQEVDFSGLKIKKKLISRLDDTTKFLLSLPDGETIETVRMSYTGKESRDRHTVCVSTQVGCPIGCPFCATGLSGWVRNLTTGEIVGQVLEMQKDVQRNFPGKKVTNVVFMGMGEPLLNYDNVLKAINIINDPLGINIGMRRITISTSGLVPQINALAKEKLPIVLAISLHAANNNLRNELVPINKKYPLDELLSACRDYISSTGRRITFEYALIAGKNDQAKDALELRNLLKGMQANVNLIPLNTVGETKLRRSQNKIVKIFAQKLQESGLEVAIREEKGSDIDAACGQLRRRRVE is encoded by the coding sequence ATGAAAAAAGACTTGCATGGAATGACCTTAAAAGAGTATTATGATTTATTTCAAGACTTAGCCGAAAAAAAATATAGGGCCAAACAATTATTCCAATGGGTGTTTCAAAAAGCCATTACAGATTTTCAGAAAATGACTAACTTACCTCAGGAATTAACTTTGAAGCTTCAACAAGAAGTTGATTTCTCTGGTTTAAAAATTAAAAAAAAATTAATTTCACGATTAGATGATACTACGAAATTTTTGCTTTCTTTACCGGACGGAGAAACAATTGAAACTGTTCGCATGTCTTATACTGGTAAGGAAAGCAGGGATAGGCATACAGTTTGTGTTTCAACCCAGGTAGGGTGCCCAATTGGCTGCCCTTTCTGTGCTACAGGACTTTCCGGTTGGGTGCGAAATTTAACTACGGGTGAAATAGTGGGACAAGTGTTAGAAATGCAAAAAGATGTCCAAAGGAACTTTCCCGGCAAAAAGGTAACCAATGTTGTATTTATGGGTATGGGAGAACCTTTGTTGAATTATGATAATGTACTTAAAGCTATTAACATTATTAATGACCCTTTAGGCATAAATATTGGTATGCGCAGAATTACAATTTCAACTAGTGGCTTAGTACCTCAAATTAATGCTTTAGCCAAAGAAAAGCTGCCTATTGTTTTAGCTATTTCTTTGCATGCTGCAAATAATAATTTACGCAATGAGCTAGTGCCTATAAATAAAAAATATCCCTTAGATGAACTGCTTTCAGCCTGTAGGGATTATATCAGTTCTACAGGCAGAAGAATTACTTTTGAGTATGCCTTAATAGCTGGCAAAAACGATCAGGCGAAGGATGCTTTGGAATTACGTAACCTTTTAAAGGGTATGCAGGCTAATGTAAATTTAATTCCTTTAAATACTGTTGGAGAAACAAAGCTTAGACGTTCCCAAAATAAAATAGTTAAAATATTCGCCCAAAAGCTGCAAGAATCTGGACTAGAGGTAGCTATCAGGGAAGAAAAAGGTAGTGACATTGACGCAGCGTGTGGTCAATTGCGCCGTAGGAGAGTGGAGTAA